In Flavobacterium sp. WV_118_3, one DNA window encodes the following:
- a CDS encoding copper homeostasis protein CutC, with product MRQLEIACFNLESALIAEQGGADRIELCENQLLGGTTPGFEMIREACNRIKIDVYVMIRPRGGNFQYTPEELEQMKADIIRMKTLPVKGFVFGVLDQQNAVAIKENTELVQLASPLTCTFHRAFDEIPDLEQAIDDLVRCGFSTILTSGGHANVDEGERTLMELVAYAGKRIAIMPGGGLRSTNIFRIATRTNAGFYHSSAITDTSGIAAIDEVKALRKNLAEV from the coding sequence ATGAGACAACTGGAAATAGCTTGCTTTAACCTCGAATCGGCGCTAATTGCCGAACAAGGTGGGGCCGATCGGATTGAATTGTGCGAAAACCAACTTTTGGGCGGGACAACACCCGGTTTTGAAATGATTCGCGAAGCCTGTAATCGGATAAAGATCGATGTATATGTGATGATTCGTCCAAGAGGAGGCAATTTTCAGTATACTCCGGAGGAACTGGAGCAAATGAAAGCCGATATTATACGAATGAAAACACTCCCGGTAAAAGGATTTGTTTTTGGTGTGTTGGATCAGCAGAATGCCGTTGCGATTAAAGAAAATACAGAATTGGTACAATTGGCAAGTCCGCTGACTTGTACGTTTCACCGTGCGTTTGATGAAATCCCGGATTTGGAACAGGCCATAGACGATTTGGTGCGTTGTGGTTTTTCGACCATCCTTACGTCCGGTGGACACGCCAATGTGGACGAAGGAGAACGAACCTTGATGGAATTGGTTGCTTATGCCGGCAAACGTATTGCCATTATGCCCGGAGGCGGATTGCGATCGACGAATATTTTCAGAATTGCAACACGAACCAATGCCGGATTTTACCATTCGTCGGCCATAACCGATACCAGTGGAATCGCCGCTATCGATGAGGTAAAAGCGTTAAGAAAGAATCTGGCTGAAGTCTAG
- a CDS encoding GLPGLI family protein, with amino-acid sequence MRKTILTGIAFLGFAVSAMAQNFQGMAVYESKTTAPEFKMEGNGITPEMQKMIQERMKKMLEKTFVMNFDKSASIYKEEEKLDAPGQQGPGGRMMNSMMGAGGTYYKNIKDKTYTVDKEFMGKEFLINDSLPKLSWKLEGETRKIGDYNCFKATAVKPVSQSDFRNFRRRKDSDKKDTDKKEAPKKEKTTNFMDDFEMPKEITITAWYTPDIPVSQGPESYWGLPGLILEVNDGRTVIVCSKVVMNAKEKVEIKAPKNGKVVKQKEYDDIVVKKMEEMREMNGGQGPGRGQQMRFGR; translated from the coding sequence ATGAGAAAAACAATACTGACAGGGATAGCATTTTTAGGTTTTGCTGTCTCGGCTATGGCCCAGAATTTCCAGGGAATGGCCGTTTATGAGTCAAAAACAACGGCTCCGGAATTTAAAATGGAGGGAAATGGTATTACGCCGGAGATGCAGAAAATGATTCAGGAGCGTATGAAAAAAATGTTGGAAAAAACCTTTGTGATGAATTTCGACAAATCGGCTTCGATTTATAAAGAAGAAGAAAAACTCGATGCACCGGGACAACAAGGACCAGGTGGGCGAATGATGAATTCGATGATGGGTGCCGGTGGAACCTACTATAAAAATATCAAAGACAAGACCTATACCGTAGACAAAGAGTTTATGGGAAAAGAATTTTTGATCAACGATTCATTGCCGAAGCTGAGTTGGAAATTGGAAGGCGAAACCCGAAAAATTGGCGATTATAACTGTTTTAAAGCAACGGCTGTAAAACCGGTGAGTCAATCGGATTTCCGTAATTTCAGACGAAGAAAGGATAGCGATAAAAAAGACACGGATAAAAAAGAAGCGCCTAAAAAAGAAAAAACAACCAACTTTATGGACGATTTCGAAATGCCGAAAGAGATCACGATAACCGCCTGGTATACGCCGGATATCCCGGTAAGTCAGGGACCGGAAAGTTATTGGGGGTTACCCGGATTGATTCTGGAAGTAAACGATGGCCGTACGGTGATTGTTTGTTCTAAAGTGGTGATGAATGCCAAAGAGAAAGTGGAAATCAAAGCACCTAAAAACGGGAAAGTCGTAAAACAAAAAGAATACGATGATATCGTAGTGAAAAAAATGGAAGAAATGCGCGAAATGAATGGCGGACAAGGTCCAGGCCGTGGACAGCAAATGCGATTTGGCCGTTAA
- a CDS encoding response regulator transcription factor, producing the protein MNPKITILLAEDEATLGLIIKESLETRDFIVTHCLNGEEAYQAFITQKPDAVVLDIMMPKKDGFTLAQEIRKTDKTTPLLFLSAKSQVQDVVDGFHYGGNDYIKKPFSMEELIVRIHALLGRISRQNADDENRIGAYDFNYNKQTLSYEEQAYFLTHREALVLQLLLENKNEILDKSAALLRIWGKDDFFNGRSMDVFISKLRKKLASDPSIQIINVRGRGYKLIC; encoded by the coding sequence ATGAATCCTAAGATCACGATATTATTAGCGGAAGACGAAGCGACACTTGGTTTGATCATCAAAGAGAGTCTGGAAACCCGTGATTTTATTGTCACCCATTGCCTAAACGGTGAAGAAGCTTATCAGGCCTTTATAACCCAAAAACCGGATGCCGTGGTATTGGACATTATGATGCCCAAAAAAGATGGTTTTACGCTGGCACAGGAAATTCGGAAAACCGACAAAACCACGCCTTTGTTGTTTTTAAGTGCCAAATCGCAGGTACAGGATGTGGTCGACGGATTTCATTATGGCGGAAACGATTATATCAAAAAACCGTTTAGTATGGAAGAACTCATTGTTCGTATTCATGCGTTACTGGGACGGATTTCCCGACAAAACGCCGACGACGAGAACCGTATTGGTGCCTACGATTTTAACTACAACAAACAAACCTTATCCTACGAAGAACAGGCCTATTTCTTAACCCATCGGGAAGCGCTGGTTTTACAACTGTTACTGGAAAACAAAAATGAAATCCTGGATAAATCGGCGGCTTTACTACGGATCTGGGGAAAAGACGACTTTTTTAACGGCAGAAGTATGGATGTATTTATTTCGAAATTGCGCAAAAAATTAGCCTCCGACCCTTCCATTCAAATCATCAATGTAAGAGGCAGAGGCTATAAACTTATTTGCTAG
- a CDS encoding GLPGLI family protein → MKNSITAVMVFFLLFCKGESIAQQSFSGKATYESKRDVSKLKVEGSSMTPEMQQNLMAQLKKSMEKTFVLDFDKTTSLYKEEQKLDNPLLASGPGVRVRISSSGGLFYKNVKEKRYVDENDIFGKEFLVKDTLTNWKWEMGSETKMIGDYTCYKATTVRKKIQEPASKDKKSVLNIDESAPKEIRITAWYTPDIPVSQGPDKYWGLPGLILEVNDGDTTILCSKIVLNPKEKTVIKEPTKGKVVTQKEYDEILRKKSEENMEMNTNQKGRTVIRIGG, encoded by the coding sequence ATGAAAAACAGTATTACCGCCGTAATGGTATTCTTCCTTTTGTTTTGTAAAGGAGAGAGTATCGCCCAACAAAGCTTTAGCGGGAAAGCGACTTATGAATCGAAACGGGATGTCTCGAAATTAAAAGTGGAGGGAAGTTCCATGACGCCTGAAATGCAACAAAACCTGATGGCACAATTAAAAAAGAGCATGGAGAAAACCTTTGTGCTGGATTTCGATAAAACGACATCGCTGTATAAAGAAGAACAAAAATTGGACAATCCGCTACTGGCATCCGGTCCGGGGGTACGGGTTCGGATTTCGAGTAGCGGCGGACTTTTTTATAAAAATGTAAAAGAAAAACGCTACGTGGACGAAAACGATATTTTCGGAAAAGAGTTTCTGGTAAAAGATACCTTGACAAACTGGAAATGGGAAATGGGATCGGAAACGAAAATGATTGGCGATTATACCTGTTATAAAGCGACTACTGTTCGGAAAAAAATACAGGAACCCGCTTCAAAAGATAAAAAATCAGTATTAAATATCGACGAAAGCGCACCAAAAGAAATCCGTATTACGGCCTGGTATACGCCGGATATCCCGGTAAGTCAGGGACCGGATAAGTATTGGGGATTGCCGGGATTGATTCTGGAAGTGAACGATGGCGATACCACGATATTGTGTTCTAAAATTGTTCTAAATCCGAAAGAGAAAACCGTGATCAAAGAACCGACCAAAGGCAAAGTGGTGACGCAAAAAGAGTATGACGAAATCCTTCGGAAAAAATCGGAAGAGAATATGGAAATGAATACAAATCAAAAAGGACGAACCGTGATTCGTATTGGTGGTTAA
- a CDS encoding deoxynucleoside kinase → MHIAVAGNIGAGKTTLTRLLAKHFKWEPHFEDVVDNPYLDDFYHQMDRWSFNLQIYFLNSRFRQILQIRESGKKIIQDRTIYEDAHIFAPNLHAMGLMTNRDFSNYTSLFELMEGLVAPPDLLIYLRSSIPNLVSQIHKRGREYENTISIDYLSRLNERYEAWIQTYTKGKLLIIDVDNINFVDNPEDLGNIINRIDAEINGLF, encoded by the coding sequence ATGCATATAGCTGTAGCAGGAAACATTGGTGCTGGAAAAACGACATTAACCCGACTTTTGGCCAAACATTTCAAATGGGAACCACATTTTGAAGATGTGGTTGACAACCCCTATCTGGACGATTTTTACCATCAGATGGACCGTTGGTCTTTTAACCTTCAGATTTACTTCCTGAATAGCCGTTTCCGACAAATATTACAGATTCGCGAAAGTGGAAAAAAGATTATCCAGGACAGAACGATTTATGAGGATGCCCATATTTTCGCGCCCAATTTGCATGCGATGGGATTAATGACCAACCGTGACTTTAGTAACTATACGTCGCTTTTTGAGTTGATGGAAGGTTTGGTCGCACCACCGGATTTATTAATCTATCTGCGTAGTTCGATCCCTAATCTGGTTTCTCAGATTCACAAAAGAGGCCGGGAATATGAAAACACGATTTCCATTGATTATTTAAGCCGACTTAACGAACGTTATGAAGCCTGGATTCAGACGTATACCAAAGGAAAATTACTGATCATCGATGTAGACAATATCAACTTTGTGGACAATCCGGAAGATTTAGGAAATATCATTAACCGTATTGATGCTGAAATCAACGGATTATTTTAA
- a CDS encoding HAMP domain-containing sensor histidine kinase translates to MKSFFRNHIVYWVTFTVLITVGIQIYWNITNYRTNKQRLINTIQIAFDNGIDSYYSDKAKSNITSRDTINFAPPADMPSSDPKKEVQVYRTEIKRYTSKDKKNRRFMFKYTSDETNPSVSEIKNIQVLAQKIIIAVRQDSIDLPKMATYIDREFARKQLDFTYGLLYTRNHRTVSEYQNPGDKQYRFTTTSKSSYLPQDGKLEIFFPDIFFKTLKEGLAGILLSLILSLCIIFSLFYLLYIIRKQKQLAAIKNDFISNVSHELKTPIAVVTSALEGIEKFNTDNEPEKTKKYLAISNQHLTKLHQIVEKILETSILESNQLQLEKEVTDLTELIRHSIEKIQINTKKTILFNQPQLTIMAAVDVFHFENVINNLIDNAIKYGGDRITIDLNTTDGKIILTVSDTGSGIEKSQRQKIFDKFYRIPSHNRHDEKGFGIGLYYARTIIVKHGGTLELTPDIQTTFKITLPYES, encoded by the coding sequence ATGAAATCATTTTTCCGGAACCATATTGTCTATTGGGTTACCTTTACGGTACTGATTACTGTTGGGATACAGATCTATTGGAACATCACCAACTACCGGACCAACAAACAGCGTTTGATCAACACGATTCAGATCGCCTTCGACAACGGAATTGACAGCTATTATAGCGACAAAGCCAAATCGAATATCACTTCACGCGACACCATTAACTTCGCTCCTCCGGCCGATATGCCCAGTTCCGATCCTAAAAAAGAGGTACAGGTATACCGAACCGAAATCAAACGCTATACGTCCAAAGACAAAAAAAACAGGCGGTTTATGTTTAAATACACCTCCGACGAAACCAATCCTTCCGTTTCCGAAATTAAAAATATACAGGTACTGGCTCAGAAAATCATTATCGCCGTACGTCAGGACAGTATCGACCTACCTAAAATGGCGACGTATATCGATCGGGAATTTGCACGAAAACAGCTCGACTTTACATACGGTCTTTTATACACGCGGAACCATCGTACCGTATCCGAATACCAAAACCCGGGTGACAAACAGTATCGTTTTACCACGACATCCAAATCGTCTTATCTGCCACAAGACGGTAAGCTGGAAATATTTTTTCCGGATATCTTTTTTAAAACCTTAAAAGAAGGCCTTGCCGGTATTCTATTGTCATTGATTTTATCGCTGTGTATCATCTTCTCCCTTTTTTATTTGTTGTACATCATCCGGAAACAAAAACAACTGGCTGCCATCAAAAACGATTTTATCAGTAATGTTTCCCACGAACTCAAAACACCGATAGCCGTTGTTACGAGTGCGCTGGAAGGAATTGAGAAATTCAATACCGACAACGAGCCGGAAAAGACCAAAAAATACCTGGCCATTTCCAATCAGCATTTGACCAAACTACATCAGATTGTAGAAAAAATACTGGAGACGTCCATTTTGGAAAGCAATCAGTTACAACTGGAAAAAGAAGTCACCGATCTTACGGAACTGATACGCCATAGCATCGAAAAAATACAAATCAACACCAAAAAAACGATACTGTTCAACCAGCCACAGCTGACGATCATGGCCGCTGTTGATGTATTTCATTTTGAAAATGTGATCAACAATCTGATTGACAATGCGATCAAATATGGCGGCGATCGGATTACAATCGACCTCAATACAACCGATGGAAAAATAATCCTTACTGTTAGCGATACTGGTTCCGGAATTGAAAAATCGCAGCGTCAGAAGATTTTTGATAAATTTTACCGGATTCCGAGTCATAACCGCCATGACGAAAAAGGTTTCGGAATCGGTTTGTATTATGCCCGGACTATTATTGTAAAACACGGTGGTACACTGGAACTGACTCCCGATATACAAACCACTTTTAAAATCACTTTGCCCTATGAATCCTAA
- a CDS encoding N(4)-(beta-N-acetylglucosaminyl)-L-asparaginase, protein MANRRNFIKTTAIASVAVALNAFGKKEEPETALVPKGTIRKPIVLSTWRFGIPANEAAWEVLKNKGRALDAVEAGVRVPEGDPNERSVGYGGRPDRDGRVTLDACIMDEYSNIGSVACLEHIKHPISVARAVMEKTPHVMLVAEGALQFALLQGHKKENLLTEASEKEWREWLESSNYKPIVNIENHDTIGMIAMDSNGNLSGACTTSGMAYKMHGRVGDSPIIGSGLYVDNEIGAATATGHGEEVIRIAGCHLVVELMRQGKSPQKACEEAVGRIIKLTKYRNKDLNDIQVGFIALNKKGEHGAYCIQKGFNYAKCDETGNNLLDANYFLK, encoded by the coding sequence ATGGCAAACAGAAGAAACTTTATCAAAACAACAGCGATCGCTTCGGTGGCTGTCGCATTAAATGCATTCGGAAAAAAAGAAGAGCCGGAAACGGCGTTGGTTCCCAAAGGTACGATTCGCAAACCAATCGTACTGTCGACCTGGCGTTTTGGAATTCCGGCAAATGAAGCCGCCTGGGAAGTGCTGAAAAATAAAGGGCGCGCACTCGATGCTGTCGAAGCCGGTGTTCGGGTTCCCGAAGGCGATCCTAATGAAAGAAGTGTCGGTTATGGCGGACGTCCGGATCGCGACGGACGAGTAACACTCGACGCCTGTATTATGGATGAATATTCCAATATCGGATCTGTAGCCTGTCTGGAGCATATCAAACATCCGATTTCGGTGGCGCGGGCAGTAATGGAAAAAACACCACATGTGATGTTGGTTGCTGAAGGAGCGCTTCAGTTTGCATTGTTACAAGGACATAAAAAAGAAAACCTGCTAACGGAAGCATCCGAAAAAGAATGGCGGGAATGGTTGGAAAGCAGTAATTATAAACCGATTGTAAATATCGAAAACCACGATACGATCGGAATGATCGCGATGGATAGCAACGGCAATCTTTCAGGAGCCTGTACAACCAGTGGGATGGCGTATAAAATGCACGGTAGAGTGGGTGATTCACCTATAATCGGCTCGGGTTTGTATGTCGATAATGAAATTGGCGCGGCAACGGCTACCGGTCATGGTGAAGAGGTCATTCGGATTGCGGGTTGCCATTTGGTGGTGGAGTTGATGCGACAAGGGAAATCACCGCAAAAAGCCTGTGAGGAAGCGGTAGGTCGTATTATCAAGCTCACAAAATACCGGAATAAAGATCTTAACGATATTCAGGTCGGATTTATCGCTCTCAATAAAAAAGGCGAACACGGTGCCTATTGTATTCAAAAGGGATTTAATTATGCCAAATGCGATGAAACCGGTAATAACTTACTTGATGCCAATTACTTTTTAAAATAA